A single region of the Anopheles funestus chromosome X, idAnoFuneDA-416_04, whole genome shotgun sequence genome encodes:
- the LOC125770321 gene encoding transient receptor potential protein, whose product MRKSTESRENLVNSRVSLEDGTTEPLDDHPSTLRSLKSAASEFDLDIQDIVLTKTEKRFLLSAERGDCATVRRIIQENREQPEEFDINCVDPLNRSALIAAIENENIELINLLLREGIKVKDALLHAIKEEYVEAVETLLLWEEENHVPGEPYSWEAVDRCSSSFTADITPLILAAHKNNYEILKILLDRGATLPMPHDVRCGCDECVTSSEQDSLRHSQSRINAYKALSSSSLIALSSKDPISTAFHLSWELRRLSRMETEFRAEYSQMRLAVQEFATALLDHARTSNELEIMLNYSPGAVDNWEPGERQTLERLKLALNHKQKMFVAHPNVQQLLAAIWYEGLPGFRRKSFIGQIMQVAKLGTMFPVYSMIYMIAPNSEMGLFMKKPFVKFIVHSASYAFFLMLLGGASQRVEYLAIEWFGPDWAQDILAEWKRKERGSLPGMFECLVILYIISLIWHEMKSLWNDGLMEYVSDLWNIVDFISNTFYIVWMSLRFTSWYTVWRDAKAGLNPWYPREQWDQFDPMLLSEGAFAAGMIFSFLKLVHIFSINPHLGPLQVSLGRMIIDIIKFFFIYTLVLFAFGCGLNQLLWYYAVLEKNKCYHLPNGLPDFDNNEKACAIWRRFANLFETSQSLFWASFGLVDLMAFELSGIKSFTRFWALLMFGSYSVINIIVLLNMLIAMMSNSYQIISERSDSEWKFARSRLWMSYFEDGDTLPPPFNLFPSIKNFTNLCKCSSDKRSTTSIIKRNREKAQRRHENVMKLLVRRYVTAEQRKRDDFGITEDDVMEIRQDISTLRYELIDILHQNGMRTPNLKPNENAIAGKKGRVMERRILKDFQIGFVEGILQDTFSTPSEKPADVFSTIAKAIGNKSSTKKKKPEDWNALVRRSTVARDPIGNSTEAIMRRSRQSLRKQILDNSAQGLEMDTDHLVEYNPKLSEVTPVTRVAYVKFMTTKMKKDAADVAASGSETTSFENERRQSWKRSSLKNLVDMKDKISNLDAAGDGEQPAQDSPGEDIPKTTVTVEEPHQEETTAAEPLFEEVRVAPVESRPKVRVRSPIIEDPNEEREDTPSCVSPPPPEPIPERPVSPIPPHSPPLERHPVPEVELPSPPTPVKAAVKAVAAKPSEDVPRSQDTLSPTGSTKSTESRPKVVSPSFKPPERLTLSPSPTGTDDMGPTASPSNRGKSKSTGRNLGGWI is encoded by the exons ATGAGGAAGTCAACAGAGTCGCGGGAAAATCTCGTCAACTCGAGGGTATCGCTGGAGGATGGCACTACCGAGCCGCTGGACGATCATCCTTCAACGCTCCGTTCGCTGAAGAGTGCCGCGTCCGAGTTTGACCTCGATATCCAGGATATAGTGCTGACGAAAACTGAGAAGCGCTTCCTGCTCAGTGCGGAACGGGGTGATTGCGCAACCGTCAGAAG AATCATCCAAGAAAACAGGGAACAACCGGAGGAGTTTGACATTAACTGTGTCGATCCGCTGAACCGTTCCGCCCTGATTGCGGCCATCGAAAACGAGAATATCGAGCTGATCAATCTGCTGCTACGGGAAGGTATCAAAGTCAAG GATGCGCTGCTGCACGCCATTAAGGAGGAGTACGTCGAGGCGGTCGAAACGCTGCTACTGTGGGAGGAGGAAAACCATGTACCGGGCGAACCCTAC AGCTGGGAAGCAGTGGACCGGTGCTCGTCATCCTTCACCGCCGACATCACACCCCTGATACTGGCGGCTCACAAAAACAATTATGAAATTCTGAAAATTCTGCTCGACCGTGGTGCCACACTGCCGATGCCGCACGACGTTCG GTGTGGCTGTGATGAGTGTGTTACCTCGAGCGAACAGGACTCCCTACGCCATTCGCAGTCGCGCATCAACGCGTACAAGGCCCTTTCGTCCAGCTCCCTGATAGCGCTCAGCTCAAAGGATCCCATATCGACGGCATTCCATCTGTCGTGGGAGTTGCGGCGGCTCAGCCGTATGGAGACGGAGTTCCGGGCTGAGTACTCG CAAATGCGTCTTGCGGTGCAAGAATTCGCAACGGCACTGCTCGACCATGCTCGCACCTCGAACGAACTGGAGATCATGCTCAACTATAGCCCCGGTGCGGTCGATAACTGGGAACCGGGTGAACGGCAAACGCTCGAACGGTTGAAGCTTGCCCTAAACCACaagcaaaaaatg TTCGTCGCACACCCGAACGTACAGCAGCTGTTGGCGGCTATCTGGTACGAGGGCCTGCCCGGATTCCGTCGCAAATCCTTCATCGGACAGATCATGCAGGTGGCCAAGCTGGGCACTATGTTTCCGGTGTACAGTATGATCTACATGATCGCACCCAACTCGGAAATGGGCCTGTTTATGAAGAAACCGTTCGTGAAGTTTATCGTACATTCCGCAAGTTACGCGTTCTTTCTAA TGCTCCTTGGTGGTGCTTCCCAACGAGTGGAGTATCTCGCTATCGAATGGTTTGGACCGGACTGGGCACAGGATATACTGGCGGAATGGAAACGCAAGGAACGTGGCTCACTACCGGGAATGTTTGAATGTCTGGTGATACTGTACATTATAA GTTTGATATGGCATGAGATGAAGTCACTGTGGAACGATGGACTGATGGAGTACGTGTCCGATCTGTGGAACATCGTCGACTTCATCTCGAACACGTTCTACATCGTGTGGATGAGTCTGCGCTTCACCTCCTGGTATACGGTTTGG CGTGACGCAAAAGCTGGCCTTAATCCGTGGTATCCGCGCGAGCAGTGGGACCAGTTCGATCCGATGCTACTCTCCGAGGGTGCGTTCGCTGCCGGGATGATCTTTTCCTTCCTCAAGCTGGTGCACATCTTCTCGATCAATCCCCATCTCGGACCGCTACAGGTGTCGCTCGGTCGAATGATAATCGACATCATCAAGTTCTTCTTCATCTACACGCTGGTACTGTTTGCGTTCGGCTGCGGGCTAAACCAGCTGCTCTGGTACTACGCGGTGCTGGAGAAGAACAAGTGCTACCATCTGCCGAACGGGTTGCCGGACTTTGACAATAATGAAAAGGCGTGCGCTATATGGAGACGGTTTGCGAATCTCTTCGAAACGTCCCAATCACTGTTCTGGGCATCGTTCGGGTTGGTCGATCTGATGGCGTTCGAGCTGAGTGGCATCAAGAGCTTCACACGGTTCTGGGCACTGCTGATGTTCGGTTCGTACAGTGTGATCAACATTATCGTACTGCTGAATATGCTGATTGCCATGATGAGCAACTCTTACCAGATTATTTCG GAACGTTCCGACAGCGAGTGGAAGTTTGCCCGATCACGGTTGTGGATGAGTTACTTCGAGGATGGTGATACTCTACCACCACCATTCAATCTGTTTCCCTCCATCAAAAACTTTACCAACTTATGCAAATGTTCCAGCGATAAACGTTCCACCACGAGCATTATT AAACGGAACAGGGAGAAAGCCCAGCGGCGGCACGAGAATGTTATGAAGCTGCTCGTACGGCGTTACGTCACGGCGGAGCAGCGCAAGCGGGATGACTTCGGTATTACCGAGGACGATGTGATGGAGATCCGGCAGGATATTAGCACGCTGCGGTACGAGCTGATCGATATTCTGCACCAGAATGGCATGCGTACACCAAATTTGAAACCGAACGAGAATGCTA TTGCCGGCAAGAAGGGACGCGTGATGGAGCGTCGAATTTTGAAAGACTTCCAGATCGGGTTCGTGGAAGGTATACTGCAGGATACGTTTAGTACACCCAGCGAAAAGCCAGCTGACGTCTTCAGTACCATTGCGAAGGCAATCGGGAACAAGTCAAGCACCAAGAAAAA GAAGCCCGAGGATTGGAATGCGTTGGTGCGCCGCAGTACGGTGGCTCGCGATCCGATAGGCAACTCAACGGAGGCAATTATGCGCCGCAGTCGGCAAAGTTTGCGCAAGCAGATACTGGACAATTCGGCACAGGGTCTCGAGATGGATACGGACCATTTGGTCGAGTACAACCCGAAGCTGTCGGAGGTGACGCCGGTAACGCGCGTTGCGTACGTGAAGTTCATGACGACCAAGATGAAGAAGGATGCGGCGGATGTGGCGGCCAGTGGTAGCGAGACGACTTCGTTTGAGAACGAACGCCGCCAGTCGTGGAAGCGCAGCTCGCTGAAGAACTTGGTTGACATGAAGGACAAGATAAGC AATCTTGATGCTGCTGGAGATGGTGAACAACCGGCGCAGGACTCTCCAGGGGAAGATATACCGAAGACAACGGTAACTGTCGAGGAACCACACCAGGAAGAGACAACTGCAGCAGAACCTCTATTCGAAGAGGTGCGGGTAGCTCCGGTTGAATCACGACCCAAGGTTCGTGTCCGGTCACCAATTATTGAAGATCCGAACGAGGAGCGCGAAGACACCCCGTCCTGTGTCAGTCCTCCACCGCCGGAACCCATCCCCGAACGTCCCGTATCACCGATTCCACCCCACAGTCCACCGTTGGAGCGTCATCCCGTACCGGAGGTTGAGCTACcttcaccaccaacaccagtGAAGGCGGCGGTGAAGGCAGTTGCCGCAAAACCATCGGAAGATGTTCCCCGCTCTCAGGATACACTTTCGCCCACGGGATCGACCAAGTCGACGGAATCGCGTCCAAAGGTGGTATCGCCCTCGTTCAAACCACCGGAACGGCTCACGCTTAGCCCGAGTCCCACCGGCACAGATGATATGGGCCCGACAGCATCGCCCTCTAATCGTGGCAAATCAAAGAGCACCGGCCGGAACTTGGGTGGTTGGATCTAG
- the LOC125774711 gene encoding cardio acceleratory peptide 2b isoform X2: MLASSQVKPPVYVAFVLVLLVATILQLCQAEVPEYESGGRISKRGPTVGLFAFPRVGRSDPEMALDWESSAMLPIETGDDYEDYPMKEMKRQGLVPFPRVGRSGKSELAMAAARYMQAARNLQQQQSIVKRAGGSGANSGMWFGPRLGKRGRFGAVPVPSGSSEQQLIKGEQL; the protein is encoded by the exons ATGTTGGCAAGTTCGCAAGTGAAACCACCGGTGTACGTAGCATTCGTGCTGGTGCTACTGGTCGCAACCATACTACAGCTCTGCCAGGCAGAAG TGCCCGAGTATGAGTCCGGTGGACGTATCAGCAAGCGTGGCCCAACCGTAGGTCTGTTTGCGTTTCCACGCGTCGGCCGCAGTGATCCGGAGATGGCCCTCGACTGGGAATCGTCCGCCATGTTGCCGATCGAGACGGGCGATGATTATG AAGATTACCCGATGAAGGAGATGAAGCGTCAAGGGTTGGTACCGTTTCCACGCGTTGGCCGCTCGGGCAAATCGGAGCTGGCGATGGCGGCCGCCCGTTACATGCAGGCAGCCCGTAacctgcaacagcagcaaagcaTCGTGAAGCGTGCCGGTGGTTCGGGTGCGAACAGTGGCATGTGGTTTGGACCACGGTTGGGCAAACGGGGACGCTTCGGTGCCGTACCGGTACCGAGCGGTAGCAGCGAACAGCAGCTGATCAAAGGTGAACAGCTGTAA
- the LOC125774711 gene encoding cardio acceleratory peptide 2b isoform X1, whose product MLASSQVKPPVYVAFVLVLLVATILQLCQAEVPEYESGGRISKRGPTVGLFAFPRVGRSDPEMALDWESSAMLPIETGDDYAEDYPMKEMKRQGLVPFPRVGRSGKSELAMAAARYMQAARNLQQQQSIVKRAGGSGANSGMWFGPRLGKRGRFGAVPVPSGSSEQQLIKGEQL is encoded by the exons ATGTTGGCAAGTTCGCAAGTGAAACCACCGGTGTACGTAGCATTCGTGCTGGTGCTACTGGTCGCAACCATACTACAGCTCTGCCAGGCAGAAG TGCCCGAGTATGAGTCCGGTGGACGTATCAGCAAGCGTGGCCCAACCGTAGGTCTGTTTGCGTTTCCACGCGTCGGCCGCAGTGATCCGGAGATGGCCCTCGACTGGGAATCGTCCGCCATGTTGCCGATCGAGACGGGCGATGATTATG CAGAAGATTACCCGATGAAGGAGATGAAGCGTCAAGGGTTGGTACCGTTTCCACGCGTTGGCCGCTCGGGCAAATCGGAGCTGGCGATGGCGGCCGCCCGTTACATGCAGGCAGCCCGTAacctgcaacagcagcaaagcaTCGTGAAGCGTGCCGGTGGTTCGGGTGCGAACAGTGGCATGTGGTTTGGACCACGGTTGGGCAAACGGGGACGCTTCGGTGCCGTACCGGTACCGAGCGGTAGCAGCGAACAGCAGCTGATCAAAGGTGAACAGCTGTAA